One segment of Passer domesticus isolate bPasDom1 chromosome 28, bPasDom1.hap1, whole genome shotgun sequence DNA contains the following:
- the ANKRD39 gene encoding ankyrin repeat domain-containing protein 39 → MAGGRRSPPAPCCPGRAAVPSPCCQGRVAVPSVHQSLSEMDFERGIWAAARDGDEARVLQLLERRGDPAEPDLAGYTALHYASRNGHLAVCRLLLERGAPCDARTPGGATPLHRACYCGHRAVTELLLAHGADPAAADSDGRTGLHKAAEQGHRELCALLLRQRPALAALRDARGRSPRDGAHPAVRDLLDG, encoded by the exons ATGGCCGGCGGCCGCCGCTCGCCGCCCGCTCCGTGCTGCCCGGGCCGGGCGGCCGTGCCCTCTCCGTGCTGCCAGGGCCGCGTGGCCGTGCCCAGCGTGCACCAGAGCCTGTCCGAGATGGACTTCGAGCGGG GGATCTGGGCGGCGGCGCGGGACGGGGACGAGGCGcgggtgctgcagctgctggagcggCGAGGGGACCCCGCGGAGCCCGACCTGGCGGGGTACACGGCACTG CACTACGCCAGCCGGAACGGGCACCTGGCCGTGTgccggctgctgctggagcGCGGCGCGCCCTGCGATGCCCGCACGCCCGGCGGGGCCACGCCGCTGCACCGCGCCTGCTACTGCGGGCACCGCGCCGTCACCGAGCTGCTGCTGGCGCACGGCGCCGACCCCGCCGCCGCCGACAGCGACGGCAGGACCGGCCTGCACAAG GCCGCCGAGCAGGGGCACCGCGAGCTCTGCGCCCTCCTCCTGCGCCAGCGCCCGGCGCTCGCCGCGCTCCGCGATGCCAGGGGCCGCAGCCCGCGGGACGGGGCGCACCCGGCCGTGCGGGACCTGCTGGACGGCTGA